In Flavobacteriales bacterium, a genomic segment contains:
- a CDS encoding multidrug transporter, with amino-acid sequence MTFRWSKWPFIVGFFYALALCTAHAIFDIHFALPWQPISVIGIAVAFYLGFKNNSSYDRTWEARKIWGGIVNDSRSFGAQVVSFVQGENADAIKKELIYRHVAWLTALRYQLRLSREWEHTEDRIQGKFAPNICEEYIENLDGELLKFLPPSEVEQYKGKANTATQILVTQSKRLQDLKDQCLYEDFRHMELVHLISNFYDGQGKSERIKNFPFPRQYASTALWLTFVFCGLLPFGIMDVFHDMSGAAFWVCPFIVGLVTWIFFLMEKIGDYSENPFEGTYNDVPITTISRGIEIDMREMINDTDIPGPIPSENGFSL; translated from the coding sequence ATGACCTTCAGGTGGTCAAAGTGGCCATTCATTGTAGGTTTCTTTTATGCTTTGGCGCTATGTACTGCCCATGCCATATTCGACATTCATTTTGCATTGCCATGGCAGCCGATAAGTGTTATCGGTATTGCGGTGGCGTTCTATCTTGGCTTTAAAAACAATAGCTCCTACGACCGAACCTGGGAGGCACGCAAAATTTGGGGTGGAATTGTAAACGATAGCCGATCTTTTGGTGCACAGGTGGTTTCCTTTGTGCAAGGAGAGAATGCTGACGCGATCAAGAAGGAATTGATCTATCGTCACGTTGCTTGGCTCACTGCCCTTCGTTATCAATTACGATTGAGCCGAGAATGGGAACATACCGAAGATCGGATACAAGGAAAATTTGCACCCAACATTTGCGAAGAATACATAGAAAATCTTGATGGAGAATTACTCAAGTTTCTTCCGCCATCTGAGGTTGAGCAGTACAAAGGCAAGGCAAACACTGCCACGCAGATATTGGTCACGCAATCGAAGCGTTTGCAAGACTTGAAGGACCAATGTCTGTATGAAGATTTCCGACACATGGAACTGGTACATCTGATCTCAAACTTCTACGATGGACAAGGCAAGTCGGAACGGATCAAGAACTTTCCGTTCCCCCGTCAGTATGCTTCTACTGCCCTTTGGCTCACCTTCGTATTCTGTGGATTGCTCCCTTTCGGAATTATGGATGTTTTCCACGATATGAGTGGTGCGGCATTCTGGGTGTGCCCGTTCATTGTAGGATTGGTCACTTGGATTTTCTTCCTGATGGAAAAGATCGGAGATTATTCTGAAAACCCGTTCGAAGGAACCTACAACGATGTGCCGATCACGACCATTTCGCGTGGTATTGAGATTGATATGCGCGAAATGATCAACGATACGGACATTCCCGGACCGATCCCTTCAGAGAATGGATTTTCGCTTTAA
- a CDS encoding sulfite exporter TauE/SafE family protein, which produces MEYLPLFIFLALLAEILGTVGGFGSSLFFVPIASYFLDFHSVLGITAIFHVSSNITKIAFFRKGFDKKVILSLGIPAVLFVIIGAYISKFLASEILEIALAVFLIGTSLTFLIFKKLEVKPTVANSIGGGVLSGLVAGVLGTGGAIRGITLAAFNMKTEVFIATSAIIDLGIDASRSVVYTLNGYVHFHDLYLIPILLVVSILGTYIGKKILERISQEQFKSTVLILILITGVITLGKVIYDFV; this is translated from the coding sequence ATTGAATACCTACCCCTTTTCATCTTCCTAGCCTTACTAGCCGAAATTCTTGGCACAGTTGGCGGTTTCGGTTCGTCCTTGTTTTTCGTGCCTATTGCCAGCTACTTTCTCGATTTCCATTCCGTACTCGGTATTACGGCCATATTCCATGTGTCCAGCAACATCACCAAAATTGCCTTCTTTAGAAAAGGATTTGACAAGAAAGTGATACTCTCACTTGGCATTCCGGCAGTACTGTTCGTGATTATCGGTGCTTATATCAGCAAGTTTTTGGCATCCGAAATCCTTGAAATAGCACTGGCAGTATTTCTTATAGGAACCAGCCTTACATTTCTCATATTCAAAAAGTTAGAGGTAAAACCAACGGTAGCCAACTCCATTGGTGGCGGTGTGCTTTCGGGGCTTGTTGCTGGCGTGCTCGGCACTGGTGGCGCCATCCGTGGAATAACCCTTGCAGCCTTTAATATGAAGACAGAGGTTTTCATTGCCACATCTGCCATCATCGACCTTGGCATTGATGCCAGCCGAAGTGTGGTTTACACGCTCAACGGCTACGTGCATTTTCACGACCTCTACCTCATCCCCATCCTGCTGGTGGTGAGTATTCTTGGAACGTACATCGGCAAGAAGATTCTGGAACGTATTTCTCAGGAGCAATTCAAATCAACCGTTCTTATTCTGATTCTCATCACCGGGGTCATCACTCTTGGGAAGGTTATTTATGACTTTGTGTAA